GATGTATTTATAATCCACtaggagtaaaaaaaaattagaaataaatactgAATTTTTATCAAAGGTCTTTCTAACATATATGGATGGAACCGTGTATTTTCTCCTTAACATCTTGCAACCAGGAATCATATCAGATCTTCTAATAGTGATTCAAGAGAATAAGGTTCAAGTGGTTGTGTGGCATAATTTTCCCACTGTGCTATGTTTGCATCACTAGTTATGAATGAGAGactgtgtgtgttttaatgcCACGTTTGTCAGGTACCTTTGTCAGTTTGGGTTTTCATGTTCTaacagtttcaaaagaaaaaagtttgaaagttcTACTTTATTCTTTATACGTGGAAATTGCAATAAATTATTTGTGATTTACTGAAAACTTCGCTTGAAGCTCTGATATAATTTCATAGCGAAaccaaacctttctttcttttttgtgggggagggtgggaggagtgggATGGGAGGACACTAACTCATTGATAATTTacgtttctttttctcctttagaaTTTATCTTCCAGGGATAATCTGACAATGATGAATTTAACTTAGattcacagattttaaaaataattcttttgataTTCTTGGTATCGTTTATTTGCTTAGTctccagctctgttgcccaggctggagtgccatagtccagtcatagctcactgcagccttgaactcctggagtcaagtgatCATGCCTgatcagcctcttgagtggcagAGACTATAGGCTCATGctaccatacccagttaattttttacatttttagtggagacgaggtttcaccatgttgcccaggctggtctcgaactcctgggctcaagcaaacctccctcctcagcctcccaaagtgctggaattacaagtgtgagctactatgcctggcacggttctcatttttattataataaaattttaagattggATAAATAATGTAGCCCAATTATTGGAGCCAGACTACATCtactaaaattaaatgaaatttcacTTGTCTGAAATCATGACATACTTTGGAAGATATCTTTGTCATGGTATTAATTAAAATTACGGCTATTTGGCACTCACCAAAATCTGTGGAGCACCTTAAAGACATAGGTGGCATCCTTCGGAGCAGTCAAAACAGTTACAAGAAGAGGCTCTCAGGACAGCTTTGTCAGGAGAGACATGCTATACATATAAAGACATaagggagacagaaaagaaacaaccATTTTACACACAGGCCCCAAGTTGAAAGCTATAGGCTGGGTAATGCAGGCACTGATTTTTGCAAATCACATGCTTTCCATATGGCATCTTTATATACTGTGCTTTTGCTTTAGAGAGTAGCAGCaagattttcagttttctgtttgtttgtgtttgttcgtttgtttgtttgtttgttttaagacaggatcttgctccaccacccaggctggagagagtgatgtgatcatagctcactgcagcattgaactcctgggctgaagtgatcctcccacctcagctacctgagtagctggactacaggcatacaccaccgtgtctcactaatttttgtattttttgtagggacaaggtctcactatgttgcccaggctggtcttcactCCTGAGcttgagcgatcctcctgcttcagactaccaaaatgctaggattacaggcgtaagccaccacacctggccaacatattTGTTTTCAAAGGATGGTTAATAGTTACCACAAGAAAAATAGGGaaggctggggcacagtggctcatacctgtatcctcagcactttgggaggccaaggcaggaaaatcacctgaggtcaggagtttgagaccagcctggtcaacacggtgaaacgccgtgtcttctaaacatacaaaaattagccaggcatggtggcatgcacctctaatctcagctactcaataggctgagggagaatcacttgaaaccaggaggcggaggctgcagtgagccaagatcgcaccattgcactccagcctgggtgacagagcaagactccatctcaaaaaaaaaaaaaaaaaaaaaaatagggaagaTTTGTTAGTAGTCTGTGAGTTCCACAATCATGTCAAGCATattaaaaattccttaaattCCTAACtatcttttcctgtcttttttcaaAAGAGGATTTAACTTCAtcagaatttttctttacatttaaaacacTTGCATCTTCAGTTGCCTCATCATCTGGCAAAGCAAAGGTCACTCTTCTCAAGCTTTCTTTACATTGTTTACTGTCTTCACTTTCTTCTAGGTCATCATCTTCATCCCTACACTACCAAAactcttataaaaagaaatatactggtttccattagaaaaacaaaaggaaacatattttccCTTAATAAAGTTCTTCTTTTATATGCCTAATGCCACCAAATACTCAGAACTTCCAAAATCATTCAGGTGTTAAGGAAGAGAAGGCATCATCTGAGTGAAATGCTATGtaagaaatataacaaaaagtgtccaatatatagaaaataaattattcatcaaTCTATAATACAAACCTCCTATCTCACAAAAATAACAGGATATTTTGGGCACAAAACCAAATCAAAGTTCCTGGTAAGAAAGGTTTGATTGCTCATGCCAGTAGTAGTTTTCTTCATTAAATGATCTCTAATATCCCTTTAAATCCAGACTTTCCTCTGGCTATCTTGAGAATATCTGATAGGAGAGAATCTAACTTCTTAAAACAAACATATGTGAAAACCACAAGTACAAATACATGATTGGGCAATTCCAGCTCACAATGTAAAGGATGGTTCAAAATACTCACATTTCAGAAACGCTTAGttcttctgctgcttcttcaGCAATTTCATCATCTTGTTTGAACCAGATCATCATCATGATCACTTGCTATGTCTTCATCACTTTCAACTGGATCAAAAGTCTTTGTACTTCatatttctggaaattttatctgactaaaataaaaagatttgtaAAACTATTAATtaggaatagaaaaatacatcattaacacatgcatatacatttGTCTATATACTGTATGTCTACATTACTTTCTAACTTAATAACACTACAAGCCAAAAATAGTTATTAGGTGAAATTGGCAACTAAAAACATTACCATAAAACTATTATAAGAACAACTGGAACAGAAACTGAATGGAAGTACAGATTCATTTATAACTGATAAGATAGAGCACAATATTTCTTAGCTCCAAATTCTAAGTACAATTACATCTCTcctagaaaaacagaacaaaagctgATTTGAGGAGGAGGAAAGTGCTCTCTCTTCTCTCAAAACTTTACCTGAAGTTTTTTACTTCCAAACAGTCCCCCTTGATCTTCATCAGAatcaatatcttcaaaaaaatcagcatCTGCCACCTCATCATCATTTTCTTTAcgttcctcttctttctctccgtTTTCTAAATAGGCCTCCATTTTAGAGAGTTGGAAGAATTTCTCATCTACTATGGACATTTCTCTTGGTTTTCCATGTCCTTTGCTTTGCACCTTGCTCTGCTGTTCCAATGTGTTGATATCAAAGTCAAGGTCAGAATCCTCATCACAGAGAACTGGGCTTTTCCTCAGATCTAATTtgcttgagttttttgttttgttttgttttgttttttgagacggagtcttgctctgtcgcccaggctggagtgcagtggcatgatctcagctcactgcaagactgcctcccaggttcaggccattctcctgcttcagcctcccaatttgctgggactacaggtgcctatcaccacgcccagctaaattttttttatatttttagtagagatggggtttcaccatgttagccaggatggtctcaatctcctgacctcgtgatctgcccacctcagcctcccaaagtgctgggattacaggcatgagccaccgcacctggccccgaATTTGCTTGAGTTTTTAGCTCTCTCACCCATTTCAGGATTGTCACCACCCATATCTGAcacgtcctcctcctcctcctctaaaTCTTCTAGGTACTCCTGGCCATCAGCCTCTGCCTCTGAACCATCCTCTTCATGCTGCTGTTCTTCACTCTCTGGGAGAAGACTGGTATCTTCGTCTTTGTTTCACTAACTGCATTCTGGAAGCTTTGTAAAATTGCTTCATTTTGCAATTCCAGTTGTTGCAAAGTCTGCTCATCAGCAAAACTTTCTATCACAAGTTTTTGTAAAGAGCTTCCATGGATTCTACCATTCTCTACTATTTTATTAAAGTCGTAAAGCACTTTTGTTAAAGAAGTGAACTTTGATGCGAATCCATCTTGAATCCTATTGGGaggaattaaatgagatttaGAATTATGGATAATAATTTCACAGCCctcttaattaaaagaaaaataaaaacctcaacTCTTCTGTAAAATCAAATTTGAATGAAGTGTTAAGTATAGATTCTGACCCCAATAACATATAAGCTGATGAGCCACAATGATATATAAAACCTGTCAACCAAGTATTTGTGAATCAGCTGTACAGATTGTTGGCAGGAAAAGCATTACAAATCTATTTGCTTGGAGATATATAGTGAATTAGCCTTAAATTATCTACTCTGCTACGTTATATaccactccattcattcattcccttacTCACTCAATGATCAACATTTGCTTTGGCTACAGTGGTCAAGGAAAACCTCTCTTAGATGTGACATCCGAGATGAAACTTACAGATAAGTATAGTCTTATAAAGATTGGGAAACAtgtattccaggcagaagaaacagcaagAACAAATTCTCTAAGATGCAACTGAGCTTGGTAAGCCTGAGGAATAAAAAAGTGAGCATGGCTATAGCGTGAAGGAGGCAGAAGGTGAAGTTGGAGAGACTGATGGGAACCAAATTCTGCAGGGCTCAAGGGTAAGAGTTTGCCATTTTAAGTGTAATAAGAAAACATGAGAAGATTTTAAGCAGAAGGATGAAATGATGATTTACacgaaggaagaagaaagggaggaaggcgGAGAAGGAAAGTAGAGTGATTAGAAGGTTGATGcagcattccaggcaaaggatGATGGTGATTTAAGCTGGAGTTAGAGCAGTGAATATGCTGAGTACAGTTTGGAGGTATAACTGACAGGATTGCTAAGGAATTAgatacaaaatagagaaaaacgaAGACATCAAAATAGCAGCCTAGTTTTATGTGTGAGCAACTGGAGAGACAGAACTGCCATTTACTGTGATGGGCAAGGTTTGAGTGGTGGAGCATGGGGAAAGGACTTCAGGGGATGGCAGAGTATAGGTGGGTAGAAACAACATTCTACTGTATTTTGGACACAGTGAATTTGTGATGCTGAGAggaccaaaatttaaaaaattgttaaaagccATACAGTGCGGATATCCCAGTTGTGTGCTATTGAATTCCAACTAATCTCAGTCTGTAGTTGCTGTGAGCCAGGAACTCAAGGGAGAGGTTGGAGTTTGAAACATAAATAAGTCATAATTTTATAGGTCATATTTGAAGTTCTTCaacaaaatacacataaaacGTTTGTGTTGGGAAGAGACATGAAAGTTCTAATTCTCAAGAAGCTTAGTGGGGAGGACAGACAAGTGACAAGTTTGTACTTTCAATAAAGTATGATGGCAGGTAAACACTGAGTGCTTTAGGAGCACAGGCGGAAGGAGAAACCAACACAGTTGTGTGCAGGGTGATGGGGACCGTAATAAGCCTCAAGGGGAGCTTATAGGCGTTAATAACTGAGGTTAGGTTGATTTCAATAGCATTCAACGGAAAGATCCATGCTGTAAaagttttaacaatttttaaaattttgatagccTAGGTCCTCTGAAATGTGGGGAAAGGTGATTTACATTTCCCCTTATCTTCCCCCAGCTCCACAATTTGCCAGGGGTCTGCAACCCGCGTCCACGTGCGACCCCAGTGGCAGGGGAGCCCGGGATCTGCGCACTTATGTGAGGATGCACTCGGGCCAGCCAGTGGCTTTGCTGACCTCCCTCAGAAACTGCTCCAGGGTCTGTCAGCGCCAGGCCCAGGGGCCATGGCTGTCTACAACTCCGGACACAAGCTGCAAGGCAAGAGAGCCACTGGGAAACCACACCGCAAGGATGCGCCTAGCGCAACTGGGAGCTCAGAGCCGAAAGTTCCGCGGCTCACAGGTTCAGGACTCACCCCCAGCCAGAGCCAATGGCAGCCTGAGCGCTTTGGCGTGTGCAGTGGGGCGGGAAACAAAAATTGCCACTGGTCAACCCAAGCGCCTTTGAACTGTCTCCAAACTTCCTTTTGTACTTTTCAGGGGGCCACAAAGGATGGCGCCTCCTGGCTTTGATTTCTGCTTTAGGTAAAGTGGATGTGTTGTATACAGTAGGAAATCAGCGGCCTTCACCACGTCCCCTGCGGGGTCGCCCGTCCTGCACCGCGCATCTGGCTTGGTCAGCCGCTAGTTGGGACACAGCGGAGTTGGCGCAGGTGCTGAACGCTGCACTGCAAACGCCTTAAGTGAATACGGGGCGCCAGCGAAGGTCGCTGTGGGTCGGC
The Pongo abelii isolate AG06213 chromosome 8, NHGRI_mPonAbe1-v2.0_pri, whole genome shotgun sequence genome window above contains:
- the LOC134759395 gene encoding U3 small nucleolar ribonucleoprotein protein MPP10-like; the protein is MVLLESQLPAERPGGKEVEHAASTRIQDGFASKFTSLTKVLYDFNKIVENGRIHGSSLQKLVIESFADEQTLQQLELQNEAILQSFQNAVSETKTKIPVFSQRVKNSSMKRMVQRQRLMARST